The window CCACATGATGGATATCGCAGAACGTGTACAACCGCTGTGTGCCCCACTCCCTGCAGTAGTCATGCAGAAGCCCGGTGGCTTCCAGCACGGTGTCATCCAAATCCTCGTGATACCGATGGGCGAGCATCAGGTTGGTCTCAGCCACGCTGATGCTGTGCTCTGCGCGGTGGGGACTTTCCAATTTCCGGATTTCCGCTTCAATCGCGGTACAATCGATGCGCTTCGACATACTCCGCCACCCCCTTCGGCATCAAGGCCTTTGTCTCTTCCGGCATCGGCTCGTCAGGCCCCAACGAGGCAAGCTGGGCACGTATCTCCGAGGAACTGTCCTCAAACACATCCCCCCCGACGAACTGGATGTCCACGCCTTGGGGAACCACCGGTGTGACGGACTGCCTCCGAATGACGACAAACGCCACCATCCGTTTCAGTTCGTCAAACGCGTGCCACGCCGGCAATCCGGAGACCAGATCATCACCCATCACCACACCAAGTTTTCCCTCAAGCGCGTACCGCTCTTTGATATCCCGCGCCGTATCGGCCGTATAGGAGACCCCGCCACGGACCAGTTCGCAGTCATCCACCACAATCTCCCGCGGGGGATCATCCGGATACAGGGAAGCGTACGCCTCAACGGCAAGACGGAGCATGGCAAGACGATCATCTGCGGGAGCCGGTCGTTGGTCTCTCTTGAAGTTGTTGTGCGCGACGGGAACCAGAATGATCCTCCGATAATCCGTCCGGTTCAGAACGGTGTGGATCAGATGCAGATGGCCCAGATGCACCGGGTCAAAACTTCCGCCGACCATTGCCGTACGTCTGGATTCCACCTTACGGCTCCTGTCGATACTCCGCATCCTTGTCCACACGAGCGGTGAACGACGAAGCGTCATCCGGCTTCTTGCCGGAAAGGCTGACCAAATGGATGAACGCCTTGCGTACATCCGCGATCCCTTCTTCCAGGAACGCGCAAATCCCAATGACCTGGTGGTCGGGATACTTTGCCTTCAGTTCCTCCAGATGTGCGGGAGCATCCGGTTCGTCCAGATGCGTGCCGATGATCACCTGAGGTTTGTCCGGAAGGGTCGGTTCAAACGCGGCCAGTTCCTTGCACAGCGCGTCATACGCCGTCAAATACCGAGGATCGGAAAGATCGATCAAAAAGGCAAGCCCCTGGGTGCGGGTGATATGCCGGAGGAATTTGATCCCCATGCCGGCGCCTTCGCTGGCCCCGTCGATCAAGCCGGGGATGTCGGCGATCACCACATCCTGATCATCATAGCGC of the Sphaerochaeta sp. genome contains:
- the nadD gene encoding nicotinate (nicotinamide) nucleotide adenylyltransferase, yielding MESRRTAMVGGSFDPVHLGHLHLIHTVLNRTDYRRIILVPVAHNNFKRDQRPAPADDRLAMLRLAVEAYASLYPDDPPREIVVDDCELVRGGVSYTADTARDIKERYALEGKLGVVMGDDLVSGLPAWHAFDELKRMVAFVVIRRQSVTPVVPQGVDIQFVGGDVFEDSSSEIRAQLASLGPDEPMPEETKALMPKGVAEYVEAHRLYRD